In one Macrobrachium rosenbergii isolate ZJJX-2024 chromosome 53, ASM4041242v1, whole genome shotgun sequence genomic region, the following are encoded:
- the LOC136834173 gene encoding uncharacterized protein: MGDPSSSNHPAICLKTLSDRNLRMASAFCITEPSLPACVEEKQPSLPACDEEKQPSLPACDEEKQPSLPGCDKEKQSALPACEKKKQSALPAYDEEKQSALPACDEEKQLALPEKQSALPACDEEKQSALPACDEEKQLALPACDEEKQLALPACDEEKQLALPACEEEKQSALPACDGEKQSALPACDGEKQSALPACDKEKQSALPACDTACDGEKQSALPACDEEKQPALPACDEEKQLALPACDEEKQSALEKQSAFRTLHLHSLRILGETTFAIPS; encoded by the exons ATGGGGGATCCAAGTTCCTCGAACCATCCTGCTATCTGCTTGAAGACGTTGTCAGACAGGAATTTGAGGATGGCATCTGCTTTCTGCATCACTGAG CCATCCCTTCCTGCCTGTGTTGAGGAGAAGCAGCCatcccttcctgcctgtgatgagGAGAAGCAGCCatcccttcctgcctgtgatgagGAGAAGCAGCCATCCCTTCCTGGCTGTGACAAGGAGAAGCAGTCGGCTCTTCCTGCCTGTGAAAAGAAGAAGCAGTCGGCCCTTCCTGCCTATGACGAGGAGAAGCAGTcggcccttcctgcctgtgatgagGAGAAGCAGTtggcccttcct gagaagCAGTCGGCCCTACCTGCCTGTGACGAGGAGAAGCAGTCGGCACTTCCTGCCTGTGACGAGGAGAAGCAGTtggcccttcctgcctgtgacgagGAGAAGCAGTtggcccttcctgcctgtgatgagGAGAAGCAGTTGGCCCTTCCTGCCTGCGAGGAGGAGaagcagtcagcccttcctgcctgtgacggggagaagcagtcagcccttcctgcctgtgacggGGAGAAGCAGTcggcccttcctgcctgtgacaaggagaagcagtcggcccttcctgcctgtgacactGCCTGTGACGGGGAGAAGCAGTcggcccttcctgcctgtgatgagGAGAAGCAGCcggcccttcctgcctgtgatgagGAGAAGCAGTTGGCCCTTCCTGCATGTGATGAGGAGAAGCAGTCAGCCCTGGAGAAGCAGTCAGCCTTTCGCACCCTCCATCTGCACAGTCTCAGGATTCTGGGAGAAACAACATTTGCTATCCCATCCTGA